A portion of the Gorilla gorilla gorilla isolate KB3781 chromosome X, NHGRI_mGorGor1-v2.1_pri, whole genome shotgun sequence genome contains these proteins:
- the LOC129530069 gene encoding sperm protein associated with the nucleus on the X chromosome C-like — protein MGQQASAGGVKRSTPCASNEAGETMPETPSGDSDPQPAPKKLKTSDSSTIVVVRYRRKVKRRYSVSDELVNDHSRGNGINPLQMEEKEFMEIRVETPAK, from the exons ATGGGCCAGCAAGCCAGTGCCGGCGGGGTGAAGAGAAGCACCCCCTGTGCCTCCAACGAGGCCGGCGAGACG ATGCCGGAGACCCCAAGTGGTGACTCAGACCCCCAACCTGCTCCTAAGAAACTGAAAACATCTGACTCCTCCACCATAGTAGTGGTCCGCTACAGGAGGAAAGTTAAAAGACGTTACTCCGTCTCCGATGAATTGGTGAATGACCACTCCCGAGGGAACGGAATCAACCCCCTCCAAATGGAGGAGAAGGAATTCATGGAAATAAGGGTTGAAACACCTGCAAAGTAG